GCTGCAGCCGGCGGATCGCCGCCGACGAAAAACGCTTCGTCACCATCCCGGGCCCCAGGGAGAGCGCACTGACAAAGTGCGCCACGAGCGCCGGAATGTCGTCGATCCGATCTCGCAGCGGCGGGACGCGGATCGGCATCACGTTGAGGCGGAAGAAAAGATCCTCGCGAAAGCGCCCCTCCGCGATCTCCTGGGCGAGGTCGCGATTGGTCGCCGAGATCACTCGAACGTCCACGTTGATCGGCTTGGTGCCGCCGACGCGAACGACCACGCCCTCCTGAAGCACCCGGAGGATCTTCGCCTGCGCGTTGAGCGCCAGGTCACCGATTTCATCGAGAAAGAGCGTCCCGCCGTCGGCGACTTCGAACTTCCCTGCCTGATCAGTGGCAGCACCGGTGAACGATCCTCGCATGTGCCCGAAGAGTTCGCTTTCGACCAGTTCGGAGGGAATCGCGGCGCAATTCACGTCGACGAACGGGTCGCGCCGCCGGTCCGATCCGTCATGAATCGCCCGCGCCACGAGTTCCTTGCCGCTGCCGTTCTCTCCGCTGATCAGGACGCGAGCATTGGTCGGTGCCACCCGCGCCACCAGTTCGCGAATGTCCTCGAGCGCCTTGCTCTTCCCGACCATCGCGTAGCGCGATTCGTTGGCGCGCTGGAGTCCCTCACGGAGCCGCGCATTTTCTCCCACCAGCCGCCGGTGATCGAGTGCGTGCTGTACCGTCACGAGCAACCGGTCGGAATCGAGCGGCTTCTCGAGGAAGTCGAAGGCGCCCTGCTTGACGGCCTGGACCGCGGTGGAAATCGACCCGTGTCCCGAGATCATCACCACGCGGACGTTGGGATCCTCGGCGCGAAGTTGCTGGAGCGTGTCGATGCCGTCGATCCCCTGCATCTTGACGTCGAGAATGATCAGATGGAATGGCTGAGCACGGTGCGCGGCGATCGCCTCGCCCCCGGAACCTGCGGTGATGACCTCGTACCCCTCGTATCCGAGCACCTGTGCCAGGACATCGCGAATCGACCGCTCGTCGTCGACGACGAGGATGCGCCCTTTCACTGGTTTCCTCCCGCCCGATAGACGGTGACTCCATCGTGCCGCACCCGGAATCCTCCGACTGACGCCGGCAGCGGAATGTCGATCCGTTCCCCACCCGCGCGACCCGTCACGCCGGCAATGACCCTGGCCGCCATATCGACCGGCACCGGGACACCATTCGCCGACAGGCGATCGACCGTGAACTCACCGAGCCCGGCGCGCACCGGTGTCATCGCCCCGTGCACGACGACACTGGCGTAGCGACCGCCGCGCAGCGTCAGGAGCTTGCGCCACGGGTC
This window of the Gemmatimonadales bacterium genome carries:
- a CDS encoding sigma-54 dependent transcriptional regulator, with product MKGRILVVDDERSIRDVLAQVLGYEGYEVITAGSGGEAIAAHRAQPFHLIILDVKMQGIDGIDTLQQLRAEDPNVRVVMISGHGSISTAVQAVKQGAFDFLEKPLDSDRLLVTVQHALDHRRLVGENARLREGLQRANESRYAMVGKSKALEDIRELVARVAPTNARVLISGENGSGKELVARAIHDGSDRRRDPFVDVNCAAIPSELVESELFGHMRGSFTGAATDQAGKFEVADGGTLFLDEIGDLALNAQAKILRVLQEGVVVRVGGTKPINVDVRVISATNRDLAQEIAEGRFREDLFFRLNVMPIRVPPLRDRIDDIPALVAHFVSALSLGPGMVTKRFSSAAIRRLQRRSWPGNVRELRNAVERILILSSSPEVTDVDVGHALPPESAAMVEAKQATASSERTLDDFRGAGERAFLIARLVEHRWNITETAKALGVPRSNLYALLERYEIERENPG